DNA sequence from the SAR202 cluster bacterium genome:
TTGACGAATTCCAGCCTGAATTTATTAATTTTAATCAGCAATTAATTAGTCGTGTAGAATTACAAGGAGCAAAACTTGAAAATAATATTAATATTATATCTAACCCAATAGTAGATATAATTGTTGTCGCAACGCCAAGTTTATACAGCTTGGAGGAAACTTTAGAAGCTTTAAAAATTGGAAAAACAGTTGCATTGGCTAGTAAAGAAATTATCGTTAGTGCTCAATCATTACTCGAGGAAATCGAAGATGTAAGACAAAAGATATTACCAGTTGATAGTGAACCAAGTGCAATTTGGCAATGTATTGAAAAAGAATCTACTATAGCTAATATAATTATAACTGCATCTGGTGGATCATTAAGGAATATCTCTACTGATAAATATGAAAACGTAACACCAGAACAGGTTTTAAATCATCCTGTATGGTCTATGGGTAATAAAATTACTATTGATTCAGCAACTTTTGCAAATAAAGCTTTCGAAGTTATTGAAGCTAAGTGGTTATTTGATATTGATTATGACAAAATATCCGTATTAGTACATCCACAAAGTATTATCCACTCTATAGTGGAATTTAATGATGGCTCCATGAAAGCACAATTAGCAAACCCCGACATGCGATTACCCATCCAGCATGCTCTACTCTACCCAGAAAGAAAATCCAATGATCTTGTATCACCATTGAATTTAGCTAAAATTGGCAATCTGGAATTTAACGAAACAGATGATCAAAAATACCCATGTTTTAAATTAATTCTTGATGCAGCAAAACTAGGCAAATCTTATCCCGCACT
Encoded proteins:
- a CDS encoding 1-deoxy-D-xylulose-5-phosphate reductoisomerase, with the translated sequence MKNIVVLGSTGSVGVQTLDIIRAFPNELNVVGLIANNNTQLLNKQIDEFQPEFINFNQQLISRVELQGAKLENNINIISNPIVDIIVVATPSLYSLEETLEALKIGKTVALASKEIIVSAQSLLEEIEDVRQKILPVDSEPSAIWQCIEKESTIANIIITASGGSLRNISTDKYENVTPEQVLNHPVWSMGNKITIDSATFANKAFEVIEAKWLFDIDYDKISVLVHPQSIIHSIVEFNDGSMKAQLANPDMRLPIQHALLYPERKSNDLVSPLNLAKIGNLEFNETDDQKYPCFKLILDAAKLGKSYPALICATDEVLVNAFLNRQIKYTDIPRYLEKIINQHKPSIITKDTIIEITKETRYKTLELINNKL